A part of Anaerotignum faecicola genomic DNA contains:
- a CDS encoding sodium-dependent transporter, whose protein sequence is MENREKFSSRLGFLLISAGCAIGLGNVWKFPYITGKYGGAAFVLIYFVFLLILGIPILTLELAVGRASQRSVALSMDVLEPKGTKWHWFKFPAMAGNYILMMFYTTVAGWMVYYFFKMAAGGFVGMNADEIGATFNSTLANPTLNVAFMIAVVISCMLIVGKGLQNGVEKITKVMMIALLVLMIVLAVRSFFLAGGEEGLRFYLYPDFSKLMEYGITEVLFAAMSQAFFTLSIGMGAIAIFGSFIDRSRSLMGEAICITILDTAVALMAGLIIFPACFAYGVDPGQGPGLIFVTLPNVFNAMPGGRLWGTLFFLFMCFAAFSTVIGVFQNLITFWTDMTDAPRKKIVAYHIVALIVLCLPCALGYNVLSGLQPLGEGTAILDLEDFLVSNNILPLGSIVYVLFCACKNGWGWENFMDEANAGEGLKFPNGIRLYVKYILPLIILFVFVMGYISMFSK, encoded by the coding sequence ATGGAAAACAGAGAGAAATTCAGCTCCCGTCTGGGCTTCCTGCTCATTTCCGCAGGCTGTGCCATCGGTCTGGGGAATGTGTGGAAATTCCCTTACATCACAGGGAAATACGGCGGTGCTGCCTTTGTGCTGATTTATTTCGTATTTCTGCTCATTCTGGGCATTCCCATTCTGACACTGGAGCTTGCCGTTGGGCGCGCCAGTCAGCGCAGTGTTGCCCTTTCCATGGATGTGCTGGAGCCGAAGGGAACGAAGTGGCATTGGTTCAAATTTCCTGCAATGGCAGGTAACTACATCCTGATGATGTTTTACACCACGGTTGCCGGTTGGATGGTTTATTATTTCTTCAAGATGGCGGCAGGCGGCTTTGTAGGGATGAACGCGGATGAAATCGGCGCAACCTTCAACAGCACCCTTGCCAACCCGACGCTGAATGTTGCGTTTATGATTGCCGTTGTTATCAGCTGTATGCTGATTGTGGGCAAGGGGCTGCAAAACGGCGTGGAAAAAATCACGAAGGTGATGATGATTGCGCTTCTGGTTCTGATGATTGTTCTTGCGGTGCGCTCCTTCTTTCTGGCAGGGGGCGAGGAAGGACTACGGTTCTATCTCTATCCCGATTTTTCCAAGCTGATGGAATACGGCATTACGGAGGTGCTTTTTGCCGCGATGAGTCAGGCTTTCTTCACGCTGAGCATCGGCATGGGCGCGATTGCGATTTTCGGCAGCTTTATCGACCGCAGCCGCTCCCTGATGGGCGAGGCAATCTGCATTACGATTCTGGATACGGCGGTTGCGCTGATGGCAGGTCTGATTATCTTCCCTGCGTGCTTTGCTTATGGGGTTGACCCCGGTCAGGGCCCCGGACTGATTTTCGTGACGCTCCCCAACGTATTCAATGCAATGCCGGGCGGTCGGCTCTGGGGGACGCTGTTCTTCCTGTTCATGTGCTTTGCGGCATTCTCTACGGTCATCGGTGTATTCCAGAACCTGATTACCTTCTGGACAGATATGACGGATGCGCCGCGCAAGAAAATTGTTGCGTATCATATTGTGGCACTGATTGTGCTTTGCCTGCCCTGCGCGCTGGGCTACAACGTGCTGAGCGGCTTACAGCCCTTGGGCGAGGGCACTGCGATTCTGGATCTGGAGGATTTCCTGGTTTCCAATAATATTCTGCCGCTGGGCAGTATCGTTTATGTGCTGTTCTGTGCATGCAAAAACGGCTGGGGCTGGGAGAATTTCATGGACGAGGCCAACGCCGGCGAAGGGCTGAAATTCCCGAACGGGATTCGGCTGTATGTGAAGTATATCCTGCCGCTGATTATTCTGTTTGTATTCGTGATGGGGTATATCTCCATGTTCAGCAAATAA